One segment of Desulfuromonas sp. DNA contains the following:
- a CDS encoding cytochrome c, with protein MRLALLAAGMLFFLSACSDSPSFPRREPPAALLTDPGSRAAGAGLFARHCAVCHGSPAEGRSSRADFFLPPASSFRESRYRRLDPAYLFWRIEVGKTAEPYRSRGSVMPAWGPHFSEEQIWQIVAYLLGRSGGES; from the coding sequence ATGCGCCTTGCCCTTCTGGCCGCCGGCATGCTCTTCTTCCTTTCCGCCTGCAGCGACTCCCCCTCCTTCCCCCGCCGGGAGCCTCCCGCAGCTCTCCTGACCGATCCGGGCAGCCGGGCCGCCGGGGCGGGGCTCTTTGCCCGCCACTGCGCCGTCTGTCATGGCAGCCCCGCAGAGGGGCGCAGCTCCCGCGCCGATTTCTTCCTGCCCCCCGCCTCCTCTTTCCGGGAAAGTCGTTATCGTCGCCTCGATCCCGCCTATCTGTTCTGGCGCATCGAGGTCGGCAAGACCGCCGAGCCTTACCGCTCCCGCGGATCGGTGATGCCCGCCTGGGGGCCCCACTTTTCCGAGGAGCAGATTTGGCAGATCGTCGCCTATCTGCTCGGGCGAAGCGGAGGAGAGTCTTAG
- a CDS encoding NRDE family protein, protein MCLILFSYNQHPDNRLVMAANRDEFFARPTAPAAFWEEAPGVLSGRDLQGGGSWFGITRCGRLAAVTNFRDRGELQEGGTSRGLLVSDYLLGEEPPGDYLRRVARRGAEYKGFNLLAGDGEGLWYYSNRQGRVRRLPPGLYGLSNHLLDTPWPKVAGGKVALAAALDGTPDPEALFALLADTTRVADAELPDTGFGPEWERILSSRFIAGPDYGTRSSSVLLVGREGRVEFTERSYAKNHGSWREERFTFQIACND, encoded by the coding sequence ATGTGCCTTATCCTCTTTTCCTACAACCAGCATCCCGATAATCGCCTTGTCATGGCGGCCAACCGCGACGAGTTCTTCGCCCGGCCCACCGCCCCGGCCGCCTTCTGGGAAGAGGCGCCGGGGGTTCTTTCGGGGCGGGACCTGCAGGGCGGCGGGAGTTGGTTCGGCATCACCCGCTGCGGACGGCTGGCGGCGGTGACCAATTTCCGGGACCGGGGCGAGCTTCAGGAGGGCGGCACGTCCCGCGGCCTGCTGGTGAGCGACTACCTTCTGGGGGAAGAGCCGCCCGGGGACTACCTGCGGCGGGTGGCCCGCCGCGGTGCTGAATACAAGGGGTTCAACCTGCTGGCCGGCGATGGTGAGGGGCTCTGGTACTATTCCAACCGCCAGGGGCGCGTCCGCCGCCTTCCGCCGGGGCTTTACGGACTGAGCAATCATCTGCTCGACACCCCCTGGCCCAAGGTGGCGGGGGGCAAGGTCGCCCTGGCCGCTGCTCTGGACGGGACACCGGACCCGGAGGCCCTCTTCGCCCTGCTCGCCGACACCACCCGGGTCGCCGATGCCGAGCTGCCCGATACGGGGTTCGGCCCGGAGTGGGAGCGCATTCTCTCCTCCCGGTTCATCGCCGGCCCCGATTACGGCACCCGCTCCAGCTCCGTGTTGCTGGTCGGCCGGGAAGGCCGGGTGGAATTCACCGAGAGGAGCTACGCGAAAAACCACGGCTCGTGGCGGGAGGAACGTTTTACGTTTCAAATCGCTTGCAATGATTAG
- the pckA gene encoding phosphoenolpyruvate carboxykinase (ATP): MSKTVELDAAMLGLKSVGKLYHNLSYDELFEHETKNSEGQVSDNGTMMVDTGKFTGRSPKDKYFVHQLPSFENIAWGKINKAVAPEVFDELYAEVTDYLSGKDLYVTDGFCGSNEKTRKSVRFVTEFGWQSHFVKNMFIRPGEQDLEGFAPGFTVYNASNLSNKDWERHGLNSEVFVIFNIEKNVAIIGGTWYGGEMKKGIFTMMNYWLPLQGILSMHCSANVGAAGDVCLFFGLSGTGKTTLSTDASRKLIGDDEHGWDDDGIFNFEGGCYAKTINLSQESEPEIYQAIQRDALLENVVACDKGIIDFDDDSKTENTRVSYPIEHIENHEPSLKADHPKNIIFLTCDAFGVLPPVSKLTREQAMYYFLSGYTAKVAGTERGVTEPSATFSACFGEAFLPLHPTAYAKLLGEKMEKHGVNAYLVNTGWAGGGYGVGKRMSIKATRACVNAILDGSIENAEFDQTRWFRLNIPKELPGVDSALLNPRNAWTDKEDFDATANKLAGMFIENFKKYIQDGDDFDFTQAGPRM, translated from the coding sequence ATGTCGAAAACGGTGGAACTGGATGCGGCAATGCTCGGCCTGAAAAGTGTCGGCAAGCTCTATCACAACCTGAGTTACGATGAGCTTTTCGAGCATGAGACCAAAAACAGCGAGGGCCAGGTGTCGGACAACGGCACCATGATGGTCGACACCGGCAAGTTCACCGGTCGCTCCCCCAAAGACAAGTACTTCGTCCACCAGTTGCCCTCCTTCGAGAACATCGCCTGGGGCAAGATCAACAAGGCTGTGGCTCCCGAGGTCTTCGACGAGCTCTACGCCGAGGTGACCGACTACCTCTCGGGCAAGGACCTCTATGTCACCGATGGCTTCTGCGGTTCCAATGAGAAGACCCGCAAGTCGGTGCGTTTCGTCACCGAGTTCGGCTGGCAGTCCCACTTCGTCAAGAACATGTTCATTCGCCCCGGCGAGCAGGACCTGGAGGGGTTCGCCCCCGGCTTCACCGTCTACAACGCCAGCAACCTGAGCAACAAGGACTGGGAGCGCCACGGTCTCAACTCCGAGGTTTTCGTCATTTTCAACATCGAGAAGAACGTGGCGATCATCGGCGGCACCTGGTACGGCGGGGAGATGAAGAAGGGCATCTTCACCATGATGAACTACTGGCTGCCGCTGCAGGGGATCCTCTCCATGCACTGCTCGGCCAACGTCGGCGCCGCCGGAGACGTATGCCTCTTCTTCGGCCTTTCCGGTACCGGCAAGACGACCCTCTCCACCGACGCCTCCCGCAAACTCATCGGCGACGACGAGCACGGCTGGGACGACGACGGCATCTTCAACTTCGAGGGGGGCTGCTACGCCAAGACCATCAACCTGAGCCAGGAGAGCGAGCCGGAGATCTACCAGGCGATCCAGCGCGACGCGCTGCTCGAGAACGTCGTCGCCTGCGACAAGGGAATCATCGACTTTGACGACGATTCCAAGACCGAGAACACCCGCGTCTCCTATCCCATCGAGCACATCGAGAACCACGAGCCGTCCCTGAAGGCGGATCATCCGAAGAACATCATCTTCCTCACCTGCGACGCCTTCGGTGTGTTGCCCCCGGTCAGCAAGCTGACCCGCGAGCAGGCAATGTACTACTTCCTCTCCGGCTACACCGCCAAGGTCGCCGGGACCGAGCGCGGTGTCACCGAGCCTTCGGCGACCTTCTCCGCCTGCTTCGGCGAGGCCTTCCTCCCCCTGCACCCCACCGCCTACGCCAAGCTCCTCGGCGAGAAGATGGAGAAGCACGGGGTCAACGCCTACCTGGTCAACACCGGCTGGGCCGGCGGCGGCTACGGCGTCGGCAAGCGGATGAGCATCAAGGCGACCCGGGCCTGCGTCAACGCCATCCTCGACGGCAGCATCGAGAACGCCGAGTTTGACCAGACCCGCTGGTTCCGCTTGAACATCCCGAAGGAGCTGCCCGGTGTCGACAGCGCCCTGCTCAACCCGCGCAACGCCTGGACCGACAAAGAGGACTTCGACGCGACCGCCAACAAGCTTGCCGGGATGTTCATCGAGAACTTCAAGAAGTACATCCAGGACGGCGACGACTTCGACTTCACTCAGGCCGGGCCGCGGATGTAG